CTGCCATACACAAATCCAGAACCAGACGCTTTGGGATTAGCCACCGTGGTTCTCAGGCTGTCAATGGAACGTAAGTCCAGGGTCAGTTTATCTATGAACGTCTGCAGGTAATCACGTTTAATGGTTTTCATCCGGTTAAAATACGGGTTTGTTTCCACGTAATTCACAATGCCAACTTCCAGTGAGTCAAACAAGTTGTTTTGGTAAGAAGTCACCTGTACCCCAAACGGACCTCCCAACAACACGCTGTCTTCAGGCACCCGGTGGGCGTCAATGTTGAAGAACTTGATAGATTCTATCTGCTCTGCCGAAGCCTCACTTATTTTCAAGGTTTTGGAGAGTGCCAGGGTGTTGCCTTCCTTCACCATCACCTCCAGATTTTTAATAAGGCCTTCCACAAAATCATTGCGAAGTTCACTGAGCACCACCGTCATGGATGAGGTGTAGGTGGGCCTTTGAAGTTTAAAAATGGCGT
This region of Rufibacter sp. LB8 genomic DNA includes:
- a CDS encoding chain length determinant protein; the encoded protein is MNDTKQPSGKADDEIDLRYFFAKIESFFLAIFRGVKRAFFSSLRNWVLVAGIAFFGACAAYAIFKLQRPTYTSSMTVVLSELRNDFVEGLIKNLEVMVKEGNTLALSKTLKISEASAEQIESIKFFNIDAHRVPEDSVLLGGPFGVQVTSYQNNLFDSLEVGIVNYVETNPYFNRMKTIKRDYLQTFIDKLTLDLRSIDSLRTTVANPKASGSGFVYGSAVDPTNLYRQSVEILEKRTNFEGQLKRVDNLQVVNSFVPHKWPTGPNRNLHLLLGALIGGLLGLTMALIKDSRKGIL